In Planctomycetota bacterium, the genomic window GGCGCGTCCGCCGCTCGAGTCCGAGCGGCAGCCGCACTGCCTGCACGAAATCGAGCCGGGGCGCTGGATAGGATGCTGGCGCACTCCCGAGCTGGCCGCGCGGCCGTCGCGACGTCCGGAACTCGACTATCGCCGTGATGGTTGAGCAATCGCTTCGAATGTCTTGAAAGGTTTTTCATGCCGCTGCTCAAAATTGGATCCAAGATTCCGGCGTTCCTGCTGAAGGATGGCGCCGGCACCTCCTTCGGCGCCCACGACCTGCGCGGGCGCTACACGGTGATCTACTTCTATCCGCGCGACGACACGCCCGGCTGCACGATCGAGGCCTGCGAGTTCCGCGATCTCGCCGAGACCTTCGCCGGACTGAACGCGCAGGTGGTCGGCGTCAGCAGCGACTCCGCCGAGAGCCACCGGAAGTTCGCTGAGAAATTCGCCCTCAACTTCCGGCTGATCGTGGACCTGCCCGACTCGATCGGGCGCTCGCCCTTCGCCATGAAGTTCGGGGCGTGGCAGCGCAAGATCATGTACGGCAAGTCCTCGATGGGCGTGGTGCGGACCACCTTCCTGATCGCGCCGGACTGCACCGTCGCCAAGCGCTGGGACAAGGTGAAGCCCGAGGGGCACGCCAAGGAGGTGGCCGAGGCGGTTGCAGAGCTGTTGAAGCACGCCAAGGATCACAAGCGCGCCGCGACCCGGGCCACGACGCAGGCGAAGAACACCAAGCATGCGAAAAAAATGAAGGCCGCCAAGCGATGAGCGGCGTCAGCGCCGCGGGGAACGCTACGCTGGGCCGCGTGGCCGACGTTCTCCTTCAGCTCAAGCGACTGCACGCCGCCGCAACGCTGCCCGCCTACCAGAGTGAGCAGGCGGCGGGGATGGATCTCTCAGCGTGCCTTGAAAAAGACATCGTGATCGGCGCCGGCGAGATCGCCCGCGTTCCCTGCGGCTTCTCGATGGCGCTGCCGCCCGGCTGGGAGGGCCAGGTCCGGCCGCGCAGCGGATTGGCGACCAAGCACGGCATCGGCATTCCCAATGCGCCGGGCACGATCGACTCCGACTACCGCGGCGAGGTGCAGGTCCCGCTGATCAACTTCGGCAAGACGTCCTTCACCGTGACCCACGGCATGCGCATCGCCCAGATGGTGGT contains:
- a CDS encoding peroxiredoxin, coding for MPLLKIGSKIPAFLLKDGAGTSFGAHDLRGRYTVIYFYPRDDTPGCTIEACEFRDLAETFAGLNAQVVGVSSDSAESHRKFAEKFALNFRLIVDLPDSIGRSPFAMKFGAWQRKIMYGKSSMGVVRTTFLIAPDCTVAKRWDKVKPEGHAKEVAEAVAELLKHAKDHKRAATRATTQAKNTKHAKKMKAAKR
- the dut gene encoding dUTP diphosphatase — its product is MSGVSAAGNATLGRVADVLLQLKRLHAAATLPAYQSEQAAGMDLSACLEKDIVIGAGEIARVPCGFSMALPPGWEGQVRPRSGLATKHGIGIPNAPGTIDSDYRGEVQVPLINFGKTSFTVTHGMRIAQMVVAPVAFAQCREVAELSETARGAGGFGSTGH